A part of Candidatus Electrothrix aestuarii genomic DNA contains:
- a CDS encoding Uma2 family endonuclease encodes MGLPQRKLFTKDEYLLLEEKADSKHELVNGEIYAMAGAKENHVKITGNIFRNIANHLLESPCDVYSSDMKLSAGFDCYYPDVFVKCAPDDNDELVKEKPILIVEVLSESTKHFDRGDKLQNYLRIPSLQEYVLVSQKEIEIWIYRRRGKKWEMEILKDNDELHFISIDLKIPVGDLYVKVLFS; translated from the coding sequence ATGGGATTACCTCAAAGGAAGTTATTTACAAAAGATGAATATCTGTTATTAGAAGAAAAAGCAGACTCAAAGCATGAGTTGGTTAACGGTGAAATCTATGCAATGGCCGGTGCTAAAGAAAATCATGTGAAAATAACAGGTAACATATTCAGAAATATTGCCAATCATTTGCTTGAATCCCCATGTGATGTTTATTCAAGTGACATGAAATTATCAGCAGGGTTTGATTGTTATTATCCCGATGTTTTTGTCAAATGCGCCCCGGACGATAATGACGAATTAGTTAAAGAAAAACCGATACTCATTGTTGAAGTTCTGTCAGAATCAACGAAACATTTTGATAGAGGAGATAAACTGCAAAATTATCTCAGAATCCCAAGTTTACAAGAATATGTCCTGGTGAGCCAGAAAGAAATTGAAATTTGGATATACAGGCGAAGAGGAAAAAAGTGGGAGATGGAAATCTTAAAAGATAATGATGAGCTTCATTTTATTTCTATCGATTTGAAAATACCAGTTGGAGATTTATACGTAAAAGTGCTCTTTTCCTGA
- a CDS encoding type II toxin-antitoxin system VapC family toxin yields the protein MKQSVYIETSIPSYLTARPSRDIRASAWQQITGQWWDEVRPAYELFTSELTVVEAAAGNSEAAARRLEAIADLGRLPIDEEAKELAELLIAKGGIPAAAEADALHVAVAAVHHIDYLLTWNCRHIDNAANKPIIRKICTETGYICPEICTPMELMPEDKNNVPG from the coding sequence ATGAAGCAATCCGTCTACATAGAAACATCAATACCGAGCTATCTTACGGCCAGACCAAGCCGGGATATCAGGGCATCAGCATGGCAGCAGATCACCGGGCAGTGGTGGGATGAGGTTCGCCCGGCTTATGAACTTTTCACCTCGGAGCTGACCGTTGTCGAAGCGGCAGCCGGGAATTCGGAAGCGGCTGCACGAAGACTTGAAGCAATAGCCGATCTCGGCAGACTTCCCATTGATGAGGAGGCCAAGGAGCTTGCCGAGTTGCTGATAGCGAAGGGAGGAATCCCCGCTGCCGCCGAAGCCGATGCATTGCACGTTGCCGTCGCGGCGGTTCATCATATTGATTATCTGCTTACATGGAACTGCCGACACATTGACAATGCTGCCAACAAGCCGATTATCCGAAAAATATGTACGGAAACCGGGTATATATGCCCGGAAATCTGCACCCCGATGGAACTTATGCCGGAGGATAAAAATAATGTACCAGGATGA